The region CTCTTCGCAATATTAGCGATCCGCTCAAGATCCGCTACTGAAGTTCCTCCGTATTTCTGCACAATAAGCATTGTCTACCTCCATATATAAAAATCGGTATTGGTTATCAGTGATCGGCCCGCTGCCTGTTGCTGAGAGCTGATCGCTGATAGCTCATGTTTTCGTAATAATTATCCTTCTCTCTCCTTCGCTGATCGCATCTATATACACCTTGATAGTACCATTCCACCAGGTACCCCTTTCTGCCCATTCAACAGCTACGATGCCTTGCTCAAGAAACTCCTCAATATCGAGGCTCTCAACATCATACCCTTCAATCCTGTAGAGGTCAACATGGCAAAGAGTAAAATCACCTTCATAGACATTCATGATCGTAAAGGAGGGACTTGCCACATATTGCCAGTCCCGGATACCGATGCCCCGCGCGATACCCTTGACAAGCTGGGTCTTGCCTGTGCCGAGCTCACCATAAATGGCATAGAGGTCACCCCGCCTTGCACCTTTCCCGATACGTTCGCCTATATCCCACGTCTCAGAGGGACTTTTCGATGTATATTCTATCCTTTCCATCCCTGATTTCCTGTATCGCCTTTCCTGCTCCGGCAAGGAGATCGCAGGCGAGCATGTCAAGGTCAACGCCGCCCTCAACCCACGTGTCAGCGATATAACCATGGATATAGGCAGCTAATATTGTTGCCTCCGTGAGCGAATAACCCTGCGCGACAAAACCCCCGATGAATCCTGTCAGTATGTCGCCGCTCCCGCCTTTTGCAAGGGCCGGGTTGCCCGTGGGGTTGATGATCATCTCTCCTTTGGGACTGAAAAGGATACTCCGTGCCCCTTTCAGGAGGAGGTGGACACCGTACTTGTCCGTAAAGGATCTCCCTGTCCCTATCCTGTCGGTGTTGATGGCCTGCGGGGTAATACCCATGACGCGCGCCAGTTCGCCTGGATGGGGCGTAAAGACAGCCCCGTGTTTTGAGGTCCTGATCATATCGGGATGGTCCTGAAACGCATTGATCCCGTCGGCATCGATCACAAAAGGCTTTTGCACGTTCCTGTGCAGTTTCCTCACAAGCTCCATCGTTTCCTTGTTCTGCGAAAGTCCCGGTCCCATGACGACGACATCTTTATCCTCAACGAAATCGGCGATCTCTTTGTACGCTGAGATAGGGAGATGGCCTTTCCCCCTGTCTTTAACAGGATATGTCATCACCTCCGTGAGTTTTGCCTCCATAATGCCGTTGAGGCTTTCCGGAATGATGAGCGTGACAAGCCCCGCCCCCACCTTCAGGGCAGCTAATGAAGCCATGTGGGCCGCACCGGTTTTACCCGTTGATCCGGCAATCACCACGACGTGACCGAAGGTCCCTTTATGGGACCAGGGCAACCTTTCCCTTATGAACCCCCGCAGCATCCCGCCATCCGCAACAATACCATCGATACCGATTGTATCTTCAATGAATGCCGGAATGGAGATATCAACAACCGTCAGTCTGCCGACATGGTATGCCCCGGGATAGAGGATCTGCCCCGGTTTCGGGTACCCGTAGGTAAATGTGTGGGTGGCCTGTACTGCGGCGCCGAGGGGTAACCCTGTTTTTCCGTCGATGCCCGAGGGGATATCGACGGAGATGACCGGTTTCCCGGAATCGTTCATCGCTTCTATCGCAAGTTTCTCGTTTCCACCCGTTGCCTTCGAAAGCCCTGTGCCGAAGATAGCGTCGACCAGGATACCCGCCTCCTGTATGCCTTTTTTCAGGGCATCAATGTCCTTTGTGCATTCGACGATCTCTCCGCCGATCGATGCATAGAGCCCCATATTAAGCGCGGCATCACCTTTTAACCCAGATCTTTTGCCGAGAAGAAAAACCGTCGTCCGGAAACCATCCCTCAGGGCGTATCTCGATATGACAAACCCGTCGCCCCCGTTGTTCCCCCGACCGCAGATAACAGCAATAGCGCCGGCGCCGGGCAGATATCGTTCCTTCACCAGTCTGTACGTATTCCGACCGGCGTTCTCCATAAGCACTGCGGAAGGGATCCCCCACGTCTTTATGGCATACTCGTCGTACTTCGCCATTCTTTCCGGTGAGAGTATCTTCATGGCCACCTCCTGCCTTGTAGACATATGGACGCGTAGAGTCGTAGACGCCATAATGCGTAACAAACAATAATACAACAACGAAGTGCATATTCTCTTTCACGCGTGTGCGCATTTACCGGTTTTTTCATGGAATCACCACCACCGAAACAGCATATGCCCGTTCATGGGAGATGCTGACCCCACGGTAGAGGGTATCCTTATAACAGATATAGGGTCGCGCATCAACCTGGGATATCTCTATTGCCTTCCACGATAACCGCTTTCCGACAGCCTTCATAAAGGCCTCTTTTGCCGCAAAGCGCCCGGCAAGAGATTCCTGGACCCGCTTTTTCCCCTGTGCGTACCGGATCTCCTCTTCAGTAAATACCCTGTTGAGGAACCGTTCGCCGTACCTCTCCAGCATACCCGTTATCCGTGCAATATCGACGATATCAATACCAACCACTTGAAACCTCCGCTCTTAGCTCATGGCTGACAGGAGGAGCATTTGCTCTCAGCTCTCAGCTTATTAGCTTATCAGCGCGATCATATCCCGTATCGCCAGGTCAAGGCCGACAAAAACCGCCCGGGCGATGATGCTGTGGCCTATGCTCAATTCATCAATCTCCGGTATAACAGCGATCTCCTTCACATTATGATAATGCAGACCATGCCCTGCATTCACACCGAGACCCAGTTCCTTTCCTTTCACGGCAGAACGGATAACCTTTTGTAACTCCTCCTTGCGGATCGCTTCTGTTCGGGCATCGCTGTACGCGCCGGTGTGGATCTCGATCATATCGGCATTGACCTTGTGTGCCGCTATAATCTGCGCGTCCCTGGGGTCGACAAAGAGACTCACCTTGACCCCTTTCTCCTGAATCCTTGGTATGGCCTTTTTAAGTCTATCCTGGAATTTGACCACGTCAAGACCACCCTCGGTTGTCAGTTCCTTCCTCTTTTCCGGGACAAGGGTCACCATATCGGGTTTAAGACCTCTGGCAATCTCGACCATTTCGTCCGTGGCGGCCATCTCGAGATTGAGTTTCGTAGTCACAACCTCCCGCAGCAGCTTCACGTCCCGGTCATTAATGTGACGCCTGTCTTCACGCAGGTGTACGATAATACCCGATGCGCCTGCTATCTCCACAATTCCGGCAGCATAGACAGGGTCGGGGTAATGAACGCCGCGCGCCTCCCGCAAGGTCGCAACATGGTCTATGTTCACCATAAGTTCAGGCATATCATTCCTCCGAAAATTCTTTTATATCCACCAATACTGAAAAGCATCAATACTACTGAAAAGCATCAATACTACTGAAAAGCATCAATACTGATGAGGGGTTTCTTTCCATCTTATTGCCTCTTTAAAACGACCCTTACAACATTTGGCCTCAATCTCTTCACAATCATATTCTTTGGATTCAGGCCTACCAGAACTTCTTCTTCGTCTTCCAGAAAGTTTCCATCTACTGTCTGTGTTTCAATGACGGCCTTGTCCGCCAGGGAGTTTTTTGCTCCCTCCGCGATGACATAGGTGGGACTCCAGGATTTTATCATGTATTGACCGGTCCACTTTTTGTCCAATTTTACAATAGTTCTTAACCTCTTCTCTATAACGGGCTCTATCTCGATGGA is a window of Syntrophorhabdaceae bacterium DNA encoding:
- the tsaE gene encoding tRNA (adenosine(37)-N6)-threonylcarbamoyltransferase complex ATPase subunit type 1 TsaE — its product is MERIEYTSKSPSETWDIGERIGKGARRGDLYAIYGELGTGKTQLVKGIARGIGIRDWQYVASPSFTIMNVYEGDFTLCHVDLYRIEGYDVESLDIEEFLEQGIVAVEWAERGTWWNGTIKVYIDAISEGERRIIITKT
- a CDS encoding NAD(P)H-hydrate dehydratase, whose product is MKILSPERMAKYDEYAIKTWGIPSAVLMENAGRNTYRLVKERYLPGAGAIAVICGRGNNGGDGFVISRYALRDGFRTTVFLLGKRSGLKGDAALNMGLYASIGGEIVECTKDIDALKKGIQEAGILVDAIFGTGLSKATGGNEKLAIEAMNDSGKPVISVDIPSGIDGKTGLPLGAAVQATHTFTYGYPKPGQILYPGAYHVGRLTVVDISIPAFIEDTIGIDGIVADGGMLRGFIRERLPWSHKGTFGHVVVIAGSTGKTGAAHMASLAALKVGAGLVTLIIPESLNGIMEAKLTEVMTYPVKDRGKGHLPISAYKEIADFVEDKDVVVMGPGLSQNKETMELVRKLHRNVQKPFVIDADGINAFQDHPDMIRTSKHGAVFTPHPGELARVMGITPQAINTDRIGTGRSFTDKYGVHLLLKGARSILFSPKGEMIINPTGNPALAKGGSGDILTGFIGGFVAQGYSLTEATILAAYIHGYIADTWVEGGVDLDMLACDLLAGAGKAIQEIRDGKDRIYIEKSL
- the acpS gene encoding holo-ACP synthase, with the protein product MVGIDIVDIARITGMLERYGERFLNRVFTEEEIRYAQGKKRVQESLAGRFAAKEAFMKAVGKRLSWKAIEISQVDARPYICYKDTLYRGVSISHERAYAVSVVVIP
- a CDS encoding pyridoxine 5'-phosphate synthase — protein: MPELMVNIDHVATLREARGVHYPDPVYAAGIVEIAGASGIIVHLREDRRHINDRDVKLLREVVTTKLNLEMAATDEMVEIARGLKPDMVTLVPEKRKELTTEGGLDVVKFQDRLKKAIPRIQEKGVKVSLFVDPRDAQIIAAHKVNADMIEIHTGAYSDARTEAIRKEELQKVIRSAVKGKELGLGVNAGHGLHYHNVKEIAVIPEIDELSIGHSIIARAVFVGLDLAIRDMIALIS